A part of Solicola gregarius genomic DNA contains:
- a CDS encoding LLM class flavin-dependent oxidoreductase, with amino-acid sequence MYDTDVTLPGHVADSRERPAFEIGQMTFVEITADPVTGSTPTGQRRSRDTIEQARVADQVGLDLFAVGEHHRTDFVGSAPAMVLAAAAEATEKIRLTSSVTVLGSDDPVRVWEQFATLDQFSGGRAEIIAGRGSYTESFPLFGYELADYADLFREKLDLLLQIRARNPISWQGRFRPDLDNADIGPRAVQDLLPIWVGVGGTQASAISTGRLGLPMALALLLGPLTLHEQTVDLYRQAAEQEGHDPATLRTSINLHGYVARTSRRARDVMYPYFAQGMMDNNHQRGRGFAMPRAAFDAQTSPAAGLVVGSPQEVIDKLLAYHDIYGLDRALIQVGFGGMPQNEVLEALDLLGTEVAPVVRREVAARKGDPA; translated from the coding sequence ATGTATGACACCGACGTCACCCTCCCCGGCCATGTGGCCGATTCCAGGGAGCGGCCCGCGTTCGAGATAGGACAGATGACGTTTGTCGAGATCACCGCCGACCCGGTCACGGGCAGCACGCCGACAGGGCAACGGCGGTCCCGCGACACGATCGAGCAGGCCCGAGTCGCAGACCAGGTTGGACTCGACCTCTTCGCTGTGGGTGAGCATCACCGCACCGACTTCGTCGGGTCGGCCCCGGCGATGGTTCTGGCGGCTGCTGCCGAGGCGACCGAGAAGATCCGCCTGACCAGCTCGGTCACCGTGCTCGGCTCGGACGATCCGGTCCGGGTATGGGAGCAGTTCGCCACGCTCGACCAGTTTTCCGGTGGGCGTGCCGAGATTATCGCCGGCCGCGGCTCCTACACCGAGTCGTTCCCGCTATTCGGCTACGAGCTGGCCGACTACGCCGACCTCTTCCGGGAGAAGCTCGATCTCCTGCTCCAGATCCGCGCACGAAACCCCATCAGTTGGCAGGGTAGATTCCGACCCGACCTCGACAACGCCGACATCGGACCGCGTGCGGTCCAGGACCTGCTACCGATCTGGGTCGGCGTCGGCGGCACCCAGGCCTCAGCGATCAGCACAGGACGGCTGGGCCTTCCCATGGCCCTTGCGCTGCTTCTAGGCCCGCTCACTCTCCATGAGCAGACCGTCGACTTGTACCGGCAGGCTGCCGAGCAGGAAGGTCACGACCCGGCGACGCTGCGGACCAGTATCAACCTGCACGGCTACGTCGCCCGCACCAGCCGGAGAGCACGGGATGTGATGTATCCGTATTTCGCCCAGGGGATGATGGACAACAACCACCAGCGCGGCCGTGGTTTTGCCATGCCGCGGGCGGCGTTCGACGCTCAGACCTCTCCGGCCGCCGGCCTCGTCGTCGGCAGTCCCCAGGAGGTGATCGACAAGCTGCTCGCCTACCACGACATCTACGGCCTGGATCGAGCCTTGATCCAGGTTGGATTCGGCGGCATGCCACAGAACGAGGTGCTGGAGGCGCTCGATCTGCTCGGCACCGAGGTCGCCCCGGTGGTCCGCCGGGAAGTCGCGGCACGGAAGGGAGATCCGGCATGA
- a CDS encoding YciI family protein, giving the protein MTHYLMAVHGPAEMSEFGNYGSEEEMEAAFAATGAFNDQLHADGYWVFGGGLQAATTATVVDGRGEAPLVTDGPYLETKEVIGGFWVVDAPDLDVALGLAAKASKACRGKVEVRPFDGIA; this is encoded by the coding sequence ATGACGCACTACCTGATGGCCGTGCACGGCCCCGCCGAAATGAGCGAGTTCGGCAACTACGGCTCCGAAGAGGAGATGGAGGCGGCGTTCGCCGCGACCGGCGCCTTCAACGACCAGCTGCACGCCGACGGCTATTGGGTCTTCGGCGGCGGGCTCCAGGCGGCAACGACGGCGACCGTCGTCGATGGCCGGGGTGAGGCGCCGCTGGTGACCGACGGCCCGTACCTCGAGACCAAGGAGGTCATCGGCGGCTTCTGGGTCGTCGACGCGCCCGATCTCGATGTGGCGCTCGGGCTCGCCGCCAAGGCGTCCAAGGCGTGCCGGGGCAAGGTCGAGGTCCGCCCGTTCGACGGCATTGCCTGA
- a CDS encoding NAD(P)H-dependent oxidoreductase, protein MTSKLDYAPTTSTGEQVTATPRRALRVAVVNGSPSEKSKTMGLVDVVLQTLARMLADEAVAIEQARVDVYRLGPTFTGALEREGIASDVEDALRRVEQADLLIAATPVFRGSYAGLFKHFFDLVDQYALANKPVLLAATGGGEHHALVLEHALRPLFGFFQALTVPVAVFASSSDFDGTTLLTPRVYGRIEMAITDVIGLLVTRATAS, encoded by the coding sequence ATGACGAGCAAACTCGATTATGCGCCGACAACCTCAACTGGCGAGCAGGTTACGGCCACGCCCCGACGTGCACTGCGCGTCGCCGTGGTCAATGGCAGCCCCAGTGAGAAATCCAAGACGATGGGACTCGTCGACGTGGTGCTGCAGACCCTTGCCCGCATGCTCGCCGACGAAGCCGTAGCTATCGAGCAGGCGCGTGTCGATGTCTACCGCCTCGGCCCTACCTTCACCGGCGCCCTCGAACGCGAGGGCATCGCGTCCGACGTCGAAGACGCTCTACGACGGGTTGAGCAGGCCGACCTGCTGATCGCCGCGACCCCTGTGTTCCGCGGGTCCTACGCAGGCCTGTTCAAGCACTTCTTCGACCTCGTCGACCAGTACGCGCTCGCGAACAAGCCCGTGCTCCTCGCGGCCACGGGGGGAGGTGAGCACCATGCGCTGGTCCTCGAGCACGCGCTGCGCCCGTTGTTCGGGTTCTTCCAAGCGTTGACCGTGCCGGTCGCCGTCTTTGCCTCCTCCAGTGATTTCGACGGTACGACCCTGCTCACCCCACGGGTCTACGGTCGCATCGAGATGGCGATCACCGATGTCATCGGGCTGCTCGTTACCCGAGCCACAGCCAGCTGA
- a CDS encoding type 2 periplasmic-binding domain-containing protein, whose protein sequence is MGDTAAVTLPAPCGSVIAVEPASVRTLRCDGVHYLEPRDDDASSKVQAAVRVGETNPTAIDLHELLIDNQ, encoded by the coding sequence GTGGGTGACACGGCTGCCGTCACGCTGCCTGCCCCGTGCGGTTCGGTCATCGCCGTCGAGCCGGCGTCGGTTCGTACGCTGCGCTGCGACGGCGTGCACTATCTCGAGCCACGCGACGACGACGCATCCAGCAAAGTGCAGGCCGCTGTCCGCGTTGGCGAAACCAACCCGACCGCGATCGACCTACACGAGCTGCTCATCGACAACCAGTGA
- a CDS encoding terminase large subunit domain-containing protein gives MRSGNKGKLENELVPLPFRPRSAVESERFLAFADKFLRVPKGTGARGKLHLRDWQVDIAADVLDSGARTVGEMLPRGSGKTTLNAAFGLHCLFTWGEGANVVVVAVDERQAGLAFSAARRMVELSEDLSSRCHVYRDKLVLPLTDSTFQVLPATPAALEGLDYVLAIVDEAGVVSRDMFEVVQLAQGKRERSVLVAIGTPGPNLDDQVLLSLREYAAEHPEDRSLIFREWSAAGFEDHPVDCRHCWTLSNPALGDFLHEDAMTALLPPKTREATFRRARLCQLPADVDGSFLPPHVWDGLGTGEVIPDGSRVVVSLDGSFSEDSTALVVATVSPTPHLDVVKVWAKPADDPEWRVPVLEVEQTIRDACQRWDVAEIVADPFRYNRTLQVLEAERLPVVEFPWSPSRITAATGDFYNACIEGQLTHSGDGTLAAHIAAAVLREDTRGFRIDKTSRSRHAKKIDCAAAALMCHSRAVWLGRKPRKRSRSFAA, from the coding sequence GTGAGGTCCGGGAACAAGGGCAAGCTCGAGAACGAGCTCGTGCCGCTGCCGTTTCGACCTCGGAGTGCGGTCGAGTCCGAGCGGTTCCTCGCGTTCGCTGACAAGTTCCTGCGAGTCCCGAAGGGCACCGGGGCGCGCGGGAAGCTCCACCTGCGCGACTGGCAGGTCGACATTGCCGCCGACGTGCTCGACTCCGGGGCGCGCACGGTCGGCGAGATGCTGCCGCGCGGGTCCGGCAAGACGACACTCAACGCGGCGTTCGGCCTGCACTGCCTGTTCACCTGGGGTGAGGGCGCCAACGTCGTTGTGGTCGCCGTGGACGAACGACAGGCCGGCCTCGCGTTCTCTGCTGCTCGCCGGATGGTCGAGCTGTCCGAGGATCTCTCGAGCCGCTGCCACGTCTACCGGGACAAGCTCGTACTGCCGCTGACCGACTCCACGTTCCAGGTGCTGCCCGCGACGCCGGCCGCGCTCGAGGGACTCGACTACGTGCTCGCCATTGTCGACGAGGCCGGCGTGGTCTCCCGCGACATGTTCGAGGTCGTCCAGCTCGCGCAGGGTAAGCGGGAACGGTCGGTGCTGGTCGCGATTGGCACCCCTGGCCCGAACCTCGACGACCAAGTGCTGCTGAGCCTGCGCGAGTACGCCGCGGAGCATCCCGAGGACCGTTCCCTCATCTTCCGTGAGTGGTCGGCCGCCGGGTTCGAGGACCATCCGGTCGACTGCCGCCACTGCTGGACCCTGAGCAACCCGGCGCTTGGTGACTTCCTGCACGAGGACGCCATGACGGCGCTACTGCCGCCCAAGACGCGCGAGGCCACGTTCCGACGTGCTCGGCTGTGCCAACTGCCTGCCGACGTCGACGGGAGTTTCCTACCGCCGCACGTCTGGGACGGACTCGGCACGGGCGAGGTCATCCCGGACGGCTCGCGGGTCGTCGTGAGCTTGGACGGGTCGTTCAGCGAGGACTCGACCGCGCTCGTGGTCGCGACGGTCTCCCCGACGCCGCATCTCGACGTCGTGAAGGTGTGGGCCAAGCCTGCCGACGATCCCGAGTGGCGCGTCCCGGTGCTCGAGGTCGAGCAGACCATACGAGACGCCTGCCAGCGCTGGGACGTCGCCGAGATCGTGGCCGATCCGTTCCGGTACAACCGCACCCTGCAAGTCCTCGAGGCGGAGCGGCTGCCCGTCGTCGAGTTCCCGTGGTCACCGTCGCGCATCACCGCTGCCACGGGCGACTTCTACAACGCGTGCATCGAGGGACAGCTCACCCATTCCGGCGACGGCACGCTCGCCGCCCATATCGCCGCCGCGGTCCTGCGAGAGGACACCCGCGGTTTCCGTATCGACAAGACGTCAAGGTCCCGCCACGCAAAGAAGATCGACTGCGCTGCGGCTGCCCTGATGTGTCACAGCCGAGCCGTCTGGCTCGGTCGCAAGCCCCGCAAGCGGTCGCGTTCGTTCGCGGCCTGA
- a CDS encoding MarR family winged helix-turn-helix transcriptional regulator: protein MTAPRLTELEQEAWQGFLYTHDRLWTEVEAGLDPLNVSMAEYSVLALLGRAGRHGMRMSDLARQRLMSTGGFTRLADRLERRGLIERKQAAADKRGFVAVLTPEGRTVLRKAWRQQHADLRRLFFDRLNDDDLRDLARIWATLRPEEDVPGP, encoded by the coding sequence ATGACTGCACCGCGCTTGACCGAACTGGAGCAGGAGGCGTGGCAGGGCTTTCTCTACACGCACGACCGCTTATGGACCGAGGTCGAGGCTGGACTGGACCCGTTGAACGTCAGCATGGCGGAGTACAGCGTCCTGGCATTGCTCGGCCGCGCCGGCCGTCACGGCATGCGCATGTCGGATCTCGCCAGGCAGCGCCTGATGTCGACCGGTGGTTTCACTCGCCTTGCGGACAGGCTTGAACGCCGCGGCCTCATCGAGCGTAAGCAGGCTGCCGCGGACAAGCGCGGTTTCGTTGCAGTGCTGACTCCAGAAGGCCGGACTGTCCTGCGCAAGGCATGGCGACAGCAGCATGCGGACCTGCGTCGCCTCTTCTTCGACCGGCTAAACGATGACGACCTACGGGACCTGGCGCGCATCTGGGCGACCCTCCGCCCTGAGGAGGACGTGCCCGGCCCTTGA
- a CDS encoding phage portal protein has translation MTDKLLDTLIKKLDAPQSTYAALEAYYNGLQPLSFLSPEAKTALGDRLHRVSVNVPRLLVEAVAERLRIVGFDGAEVWPAWLANDADQTSGAVHREALATGTSYILCWGNPDGSPNISAESAKQVTVLLDPGTRQPVAALKRWNTDSTTEASLFEPHRVTRLRANTRGATTGGLRVVETLDNPLGQVPVVPFVNSSGILDEGRSEMADVLSLTDALVKVSTDALVASEYTARPRRFATGIELELDEETGESVNPIPEGDRAMVSESHEARFGQLPGADLAGYETMIRTLVQEISAVTGLPPHMLGQQGDNPTSADSIRASEAALTARAEARQQAFGRSWEQVGRLAVAVRDKVSPSSVDVRVRWADAATRSVAQEADAAVKLVQAGVLPASYALRKLGYSEDEITEIRQARRVESVDALGVDLGQVVTS, from the coding sequence ATGACCGACAAGTTGCTCGACACCCTGATCAAGAAGCTGGACGCCCCGCAGTCGACGTACGCCGCACTCGAGGCGTACTACAACGGCCTACAGCCGCTCTCATTCCTGAGCCCCGAAGCCAAGACTGCCCTGGGTGATCGCCTGCACCGCGTCTCGGTGAACGTGCCGCGTCTGCTCGTGGAGGCCGTGGCCGAACGTCTCCGCATCGTGGGTTTCGACGGTGCCGAGGTATGGCCGGCCTGGCTTGCGAACGATGCCGATCAGACCTCGGGGGCAGTGCATCGCGAGGCGCTCGCGACCGGGACGAGTTACATCCTGTGCTGGGGCAACCCGGACGGCTCTCCGAACATCTCCGCGGAGTCGGCGAAGCAGGTAACCGTCCTGCTCGACCCCGGCACCCGTCAGCCTGTCGCCGCGCTCAAGCGGTGGAACACCGACAGCACGACCGAGGCGTCGTTGTTCGAGCCGCATCGGGTGACCCGGCTCCGGGCGAACACCCGCGGCGCGACGACTGGCGGCCTACGCGTCGTGGAGACCCTCGACAACCCGCTCGGTCAGGTGCCCGTCGTGCCGTTCGTCAACAGTTCGGGGATCCTCGACGAGGGCCGCTCGGAGATGGCCGATGTACTCTCACTGACCGACGCACTGGTCAAGGTTTCGACCGATGCCCTTGTGGCAAGCGAATACACCGCACGGCCTCGAAGATTCGCGACAGGAATCGAGCTTGAGCTCGACGAGGAGACCGGCGAGTCCGTGAATCCCATTCCAGAGGGCGATCGGGCGATGGTGAGCGAGTCGCACGAGGCTCGTTTCGGACAACTTCCCGGAGCCGACCTCGCGGGATACGAGACGATGATCCGCACCCTCGTGCAGGAGATATCGGCCGTCACGGGACTGCCGCCGCACATGCTCGGCCAGCAGGGCGACAATCCAACCAGCGCAGACAGCATCCGCGCATCCGAGGCCGCACTCACCGCACGTGCCGAGGCCCGCCAGCAGGCGTTCGGCCGTAGCTGGGAGCAGGTGGGCAGGCTGGCCGTCGCCGTGCGCGACAAGGTGTCTCCGAGCTCGGTCGACGTCCGCGTGCGCTGGGCCGACGCCGCGACCCGCTCGGTTGCTCAGGAGGCCGACGCCGCGGTCAAGCTGGTGCAGGCCGGTGTGCTGCCCGCGTCGTACGCGCTGCGCAAGCTCGGGTACAGCGAGGACGAGATCACCGAGATTCGGCAGGCCCGCCGGGTCGAGTCGGTCGACGCGCTCGGGGTCGACCTCGGTCAGGTCGTGACGTCATGA
- a CDS encoding DUF6093 family protein, translating into MLSDTGTVSYDTGETEWDDEIGEETPIFADRYTGPMLVRPQYATPAEFDAGGAQWTVSRYDVTLPADTDVRIGDRVQVESTFDTKLADTFIYITDVPLDSWQIARFCIAEKSSS; encoded by the coding sequence ATGCTCTCCGATACCGGCACGGTCAGCTACGACACCGGCGAGACCGAGTGGGACGACGAGATCGGCGAGGAGACGCCCATCTTCGCCGACCGCTACACCGGCCCGATGCTGGTCCGCCCGCAGTACGCCACACCGGCCGAGTTCGACGCCGGGGGCGCACAGTGGACCGTCAGCCGATACGACGTCACGCTGCCCGCCGACACCGACGTGAGGATCGGCGACCGCGTGCAGGTCGAGTCAACGTTCGATACCAAGCTCGCCGACACGTTCATCTACATCACCGACGTACCACTCGACTCCTGGCAGATCGCCCGATTCTGCATCGCCGAAAAGTCGAGCTCCTAG
- a CDS encoding enoyl-CoA hydratase, whose product MRYDEPNPGVARATLTRSENGNMQDVRLFYQLDAAYRRAAADDSVLVFVIAAEGDDFSLGHDVEALFSIEGMDQVTLEGGFGRDGVAGDLAWETEVFLELHWRWRNFPKPVVAAVQGRVFAGGMMTMWPADLIVASEDTTFADPVTGFGISHVELFMHPWELGARRAKEFLFTGETMTATEAKQIGMVTRVVARDELEPATLTLAARIAARPAFGLRMAKKSVNQTLDIQGQWNALQAAFAVHTLGHAHSRIAHDGAYIDPAGFALTREIWGLPDTEV is encoded by the coding sequence GTGAGGTACGACGAGCCGAATCCGGGCGTGGCTCGGGCGACGCTGACCCGTTCGGAGAACGGGAACATGCAGGACGTGCGGCTCTTCTATCAACTCGACGCGGCGTACAGGCGGGCAGCAGCCGACGACTCGGTACTTGTGTTCGTGATCGCTGCAGAAGGCGATGATTTCTCGCTCGGCCACGACGTCGAGGCGTTGTTCAGCATTGAAGGCATGGACCAGGTCACGCTGGAGGGCGGATTCGGGCGCGACGGCGTAGCGGGCGACCTGGCGTGGGAGACGGAGGTTTTCCTCGAGCTGCACTGGCGTTGGCGCAACTTCCCGAAGCCAGTCGTTGCCGCCGTCCAGGGTCGGGTTTTCGCGGGCGGCATGATGACGATGTGGCCCGCCGACCTGATCGTGGCTAGCGAGGACACGACCTTCGCCGACCCGGTGACCGGGTTCGGCATCAGTCACGTCGAGTTGTTCATGCATCCGTGGGAGCTCGGCGCCCGCAGGGCCAAGGAATTCCTCTTCACCGGGGAGACGATGACGGCGACGGAAGCGAAGCAGATCGGCATGGTCACTCGCGTCGTCGCGCGCGATGAACTGGAGCCCGCCACGCTCACCCTCGCCGCGCGCATCGCAGCCCGTCCCGCTTTTGGCCTTCGAATGGCCAAGAAGTCCGTGAACCAAACGCTGGACATTCAGGGGCAGTGGAACGCGCTCCAGGCGGCGTTCGCGGTGCACACGCTCGGACACGCGCACAGCCGCATCGCGCACGACGGCGCGTACATCGACCCCGCTGGATTCGCCCTCACCCGCGAGATCTGGGGCCTGCCTGACACCGAGGTGTGA
- a CDS encoding DUF6069 family protein: MSTTTSTQVPTRTTPSAPAAAAGRQPVWKHGVASAAIASVATTVLAAIASASGVSFADSTGTSIPIAAFAQLTLVFSLVGVGMAAVMARKARRPRTTFVRTSVALTALSFVPDLTFGFDGGSAATLIMLHTVAAAIVVPTLAGRLARTR; this comes from the coding sequence ATGTCCACCACCACCAGCACCCAGGTCCCCACTCGTACGACCCCCAGCGCGCCGGCCGCGGCGGCAGGTCGGCAGCCGGTTTGGAAGCACGGAGTCGCCTCTGCCGCCATCGCCTCGGTCGCGACGACCGTCCTGGCGGCGATCGCGTCGGCCTCCGGCGTCTCGTTCGCCGACAGCACGGGCACGAGCATCCCGATCGCCGCGTTCGCACAGCTGACGCTGGTCTTCTCGCTCGTCGGCGTCGGCATGGCCGCCGTCATGGCGCGCAAGGCGCGTCGGCCGCGGACGACGTTCGTGCGGACGTCCGTCGCTCTGACCGCACTGTCCTTCGTCCCGGATCTCACGTTCGGGTTCGACGGCGGTTCCGCCGCCACCCTGATCATGCTGCACACGGTCGCCGCGGCGATCGTGGTACCGACCCTGGCGGGGCGGCTCGCACGTACGCGATGA
- a CDS encoding phage major capsid protein, whose product MAMYTSTDDVGGLLPEQIGALVVQPVLDGSVAAQTGTVVNVSSTSYRVPLVTEDPSAAWVAEGAEITPDDATMDELEVTPSKVAGLTIISRELAEDSSPAAQQVVGEGLARDISRKVDAAFFANTTSNGPAGLGSLTTSVVGGGWTNTDPFAEAISKAEAQGGSLNFFIASAADALTLAQVKKATGSNEPLLGASATEPGQRRILGVPLVVSSQLTAGTIWGIDSRFVQFVVRDNTRLEVDKSAYFSSDRVGVKATMRVAFAFTHPLALVKLTEDDESSSSSS is encoded by the coding sequence ATGGCCATGTACACATCGACAGACGACGTAGGCGGCCTGCTCCCGGAGCAGATCGGCGCGCTCGTCGTCCAGCCCGTCCTCGACGGATCGGTCGCCGCTCAGACCGGGACCGTCGTCAACGTCTCCTCGACCTCGTACCGCGTGCCCCTCGTCACCGAGGACCCGAGCGCCGCATGGGTCGCCGAGGGTGCAGAGATCACCCCGGACGACGCCACCATGGACGAGCTCGAGGTCACCCCGTCGAAGGTGGCCGGACTGACCATCATCAGCCGCGAGCTCGCCGAGGACTCGAGCCCCGCGGCTCAGCAGGTGGTCGGTGAAGGTCTCGCCCGCGACATCTCGCGCAAGGTCGATGCGGCGTTCTTCGCCAACACGACCAGCAACGGACCGGCCGGTCTCGGGTCGCTCACGACCTCGGTGGTCGGTGGCGGCTGGACCAACACGGACCCGTTCGCCGAGGCCATCTCCAAGGCCGAGGCTCAGGGCGGCAGCCTGAACTTCTTCATCGCCAGTGCCGCCGACGCGCTCACGCTGGCGCAGGTGAAGAAGGCGACCGGCAGCAACGAGCCGCTCCTGGGTGCGTCGGCGACCGAGCCGGGCCAGCGCCGCATCCTCGGCGTCCCCCTCGTCGTGTCGAGCCAGCTCACCGCGGGCACCATCTGGGGCATCGACTCCCGGTTCGTGCAGTTCGTCGTCCGCGACAACACGAGGCTGGAAGTCGACAAGTCGGCGTACTTCTCGTCCGATCGCGTCGGCGTGAAGGCAACCATGCGTGTGGCGTTCGCGTTCACTCACCCGCTGGCCCTCGTCAAGCTCACCGAGGACGACGAGTCCAGTTCGAGCTCGAGCTGA
- a CDS encoding arylsulfatase codes for MTRPFKGVINLDIRDSVPDWEPYEQPTAPDGAPNVIFVVWDDTGLGALSPFGGPIEMPTLQRLADDGLRYSQFHTTAICSPTRASMLTGRNHTTVGMACIAEATTGFPGSNGHIPFETATIAEVLGERGYNTYMLGKWHCCPEDETNMASSKRNWPTGRGFERYYGFLGGETNDWYPDLVQDQQFADQPYDPPKDAEEWAEGLGDKYHLSKDLVDRAIGMIGDAKQVAPERPFFMYFCPGANHAPHHAPKEWADKYHGVFDEGYEKIREQILANQKQLGILPENTELSQINPMAGVTSVDGKEQSPFDLVRPWDSLSEGEKQLMVRMAEVYAGYSSYTDHELGRLIDYLEKTGELHNTLIVWISDNGASGEGGPNGSVNENKFFNSVMDDMDENLTFLDALGSPETYNHYSTGWAFAFNTPCKMFKRHTWEGGVADPMVVHWPAGMKARGEVRHQYAHCSDIVPTVYECLDVEPPEVVKGYTQWALEGTSFKYSFDDATAKTQKPSQFYVMLGTRAIWRDGWKAEALHAGAPSDWSHFSEDKWALYHVDEDRSECHDVADEHPALLEELKALWHFEAGQYHGLPLEDRTAIDVLTTPRPQMSAPRDQYVYFPGTLEVPEAVAVNVRGRSFKIAASLDIKNTDAGGVVFAHGHHFGGHALYLKEGRLRYVYNYLGEKEQLLACDEALPQGSCVVGVEFTKQSQTPGATTGSLAMFIGDTLVAELDDVMIQNGKFNLCGEG; via the coding sequence ATGACCAGACCGTTCAAGGGTGTCATCAACCTCGACATTCGCGACTCGGTACCTGACTGGGAGCCGTACGAGCAGCCCACGGCGCCCGACGGCGCACCGAACGTCATCTTCGTCGTGTGGGACGACACGGGCTTAGGTGCGCTTTCGCCGTTCGGCGGGCCGATCGAGATGCCGACCCTGCAGCGACTCGCGGACGACGGCCTGCGCTACTCCCAGTTCCATACGACGGCGATCTGCTCGCCGACCCGCGCCTCGATGTTGACCGGCCGGAACCACACCACGGTCGGAATGGCGTGCATCGCCGAGGCGACGACGGGGTTCCCCGGATCGAACGGGCACATTCCGTTCGAGACCGCCACCATCGCCGAGGTCCTCGGCGAGCGCGGTTACAACACGTACATGCTGGGCAAGTGGCACTGCTGTCCAGAAGACGAGACGAACATGGCCTCCTCGAAGCGCAACTGGCCGACCGGCCGCGGCTTCGAGCGCTACTACGGGTTCCTCGGCGGCGAGACCAACGACTGGTACCCGGATCTCGTCCAGGATCAGCAGTTCGCGGACCAGCCCTATGACCCGCCGAAGGACGCCGAGGAGTGGGCCGAGGGCCTGGGCGACAAGTACCACCTGTCCAAGGACCTCGTCGACCGAGCGATCGGGATGATCGGCGATGCGAAGCAGGTCGCTCCCGAGCGGCCGTTCTTCATGTACTTCTGCCCTGGTGCGAACCATGCTCCGCATCATGCTCCCAAGGAGTGGGCGGACAAGTACCACGGCGTCTTCGACGAGGGCTACGAGAAGATCCGCGAGCAGATCCTCGCCAACCAGAAGCAGCTGGGGATCCTCCCGGAGAACACCGAGCTGTCGCAGATCAACCCGATGGCCGGAGTGACGAGCGTGGACGGCAAGGAGCAGTCCCCGTTCGACCTCGTCCGTCCGTGGGACTCCCTTTCCGAGGGCGAGAAGCAGTTGATGGTCCGAATGGCCGAGGTGTACGCCGGATACTCCAGCTACACCGACCACGAGCTCGGACGGCTGATCGACTACCTCGAGAAGACCGGCGAACTCCACAACACCTTGATCGTGTGGATCTCGGACAACGGCGCGTCGGGTGAGGGCGGTCCGAACGGATCGGTCAACGAGAACAAGTTCTTCAACAGCGTCATGGACGACATGGACGAGAACCTGACGTTCCTCGACGCGCTCGGCTCGCCCGAGACGTACAACCACTACTCGACAGGGTGGGCGTTCGCGTTCAACACGCCCTGCAAGATGTTCAAGCGACACACGTGGGAGGGCGGCGTCGCCGACCCGATGGTCGTGCATTGGCCGGCTGGGATGAAGGCGCGAGGCGAGGTCCGTCATCAGTACGCGCATTGCAGTGACATCGTCCCCACCGTGTACGAGTGCCTGGACGTCGAACCACCGGAGGTCGTCAAGGGTTACACGCAATGGGCCCTGGAGGGCACCAGCTTCAAGTACAGCTTCGACGACGCCACAGCGAAGACCCAGAAGCCCAGCCAGTTCTACGTGATGCTCGGGACGAGGGCGATCTGGCGCGACGGCTGGAAGGCAGAGGCACTCCACGCCGGCGCTCCGTCCGACTGGAGTCACTTCTCCGAAGACAAGTGGGCGCTGTACCACGTCGACGAGGACCGCTCGGAGTGCCACGACGTCGCCGACGAGCACCCGGCCCTCCTCGAGGAGCTCAAGGCGCTATGGCACTTCGAGGCCGGGCAGTACCACGGCCTTCCGCTCGAGGACCGCACCGCGATCGACGTCCTGACGACGCCGCGACCACAGATGAGCGCGCCCCGCGACCAGTACGTCTACTTCCCGGGCACCCTCGAGGTGCCCGAGGCGGTCGCGGTCAACGTACGAGGACGATCGTTCAAGATCGCTGCCTCCCTCGACATCAAGAACACCGACGCAGGCGGCGTCGTGTTCGCACATGGCCACCACTTCGGCGGGCACGCGCTCTACCTCAAGGAGGGCAGGCTCCGATACGTGTACAACTATCTCGGCGAGAAGGAGCAGCTGCTCGCCTGCGACGAGGCGCTGCCGCAGGGGAGCTGCGTCGTCGGCGTCGAGTTCACGAAACAGTCCCAGACTCCCGGAGCGACGACGGGCTCGCTCGCGATGTTCATCGGCGACACGCTGGTCGCCGAGCTCGATGACGTCATGATTCAGAACGGCAAGTTCAACCTGTGCGGAGAGGGTTGA